A window of the Hypomesus transpacificus isolate Combined female chromosome 8, fHypTra1, whole genome shotgun sequence genome harbors these coding sequences:
- the buc gene encoding bucky ball codes for MDDEQTGGSGQSNQRGNYSRPFFYVQPPNQPYHHHQPYHHHQPYHHWHLNNPYYGLPPVPGYPYARPYMPPYPYMQFPGYVVPQAPVHPVDYRRLFEPHIYPNAGQDVRFRHQHHHQHPSYFRREMACSEAQTDPSAALNKIIESLEKLRASEIEKELDSGVASQTSGLFSPGHKKQQDEEEEEEAAAAVPVPMCATLKGNQSSPAMAFSDTATAMYDDKSGQSLLDDLAHPKCWPQNSDEEMPLGSSSIHGETDKPQLQGEEDQPVYLCPHRPQDTDRQLENGSASPDTTSKAKGPLKHSHGAIILPPLSTTRISDWQALHEDHISKLDYHQQSTDGRELATIDIDLTSKILKLPFEKILTAEALQKESPLLCAKSHAMLPSTGIFSPAHSYYPGYWPPPSTHERMSILSPSVDELSSRDEMFSTDLDDMDLFPKHEYSSKRPTEAVVGLPSTSDEVVWPKRLLCACCGMSLSKRTNKSKGHCPQPYDDDDEEGDSDEERMFGRCSEHPARQVMKKHLKKSHSSSLRHASKDVRGHGPDLPGTADKQEEREVFEGPESSGQDPGGLRHRTYQGDKLDQNRWECQDAQPKRKMPALPQRHDRLRQRKATYKPHPVYHGSREEEEKGEDPPQCHRVKRIPQ; via the exons ATGGACG ATGAACAAACAGGGGGAAGTGGACAATCTAACCAGCGTGGTAATTACTCCAGGCCTTTTTTCTATGTCCAGCCACCTAATCAACCTTACCACCACCATCAACCTTACCACCACCATCAACCTTACCACCATTGGCATTTGAACAATCCATATTATGGTCTGCCTCCAG TCCCAGGATATCCCTATGCACGCCCATACATGCCCCCGTACCCATACATGCAGTTTCCGGGGTATGTTGTACCACAGGCCCCAGTGCATCCAGTCGATTACAGACGGTTGTTTGAACCTCACATTTACCCAAATGCTGGACAGGATGTCAGGTTTcgccaccaacaccaccaccagcatCCGTCATATTTCCGCAGAGAGATGGCCTGCTCGGAAGCTCAGACCGACCCAAGCGCTGCCCTCAACAAAATCATAGAATCTCTGGAAAAACTCCGGGCCAGTGAGATTGAGAAAGAGCTTGATTCTGGTGTGGCCTCCCAAACCTCAGGCCTCTTTTCTCCAGGTCACAAGAAGCAacaagatgaggaagaggaggaggaggctgctgctgcagtGCCCGTACCTATGTGTGCCACTTTGAAGGGCAACCAGTCATCTCCGGCCATGGCGTTCAGTGACACTGCCACAGCAATGTACGATGACAAGTCAGGCCAGAGCCTCTTGGATGACTTGGCTCATCCGAAGTGCTGGCCTCAAAACTCGGATGAAGAGATGCCCTTGGGCAGCTCATCCATTCACGGAGAGACCGACAAGCCCCAGCTCCAAGGGGAAGAGGACCAGCCTGTATACCTTTGCCCTCACCGACCCCAAGACACAGATAGGCAGTTAGAGAATGGCAGTGCCAGCCCAGATACTACCAGTAAGGCCAAAGGACCCCTGAAGCACAGCCATGGTGCCATCATCTTGCCCCCCTTGTCGACCACTCGCATATCTGACTGGCAAGCGCTACATGAGGACCACATCTCAAAGCTTGATTACCACCAACAATCTACAGATGGGAGGGAACTTGCCACCATCGATATCGATTTGACCAGTAAAATCCTCAAGCTGCCCTTTGAAAAAATCCTGACAGCTGAAGCTCTCCAGAAAGAAAGCCCTTTGCTGTGTGCCAAGTCCCATGCCATGCTCCCATCCACTGGCATCTTCTCGCCTGCTCACTCCTACTATCCAGGCTACtggcccccaccctccacacacgaGCGTATGAGCATCCTCAGCCCTTCCGTGGACGAGCTGTCCTCCAGGGATGAGATGTTCTCTACCGACCTTGATGACATGGATCTGTTCCCCAAGCACGAGTACTCGAGCAAACGCCCCACTGAGGCCGTCGTCGGGTTACCATCAACCTCAGATGAGGTCGTGTGGCCCAAGAGGCTGTTGTGTGCCTGCTGCGGCATGAGTCTGTCCAAGCGGACGAACAAGAGCAAAGGTCACTGCCCTCAGCCTTATGACGACGATGACGAGGAAGGAGATTCTGATGAGGAGCGCATGTTCGGAAGATGCAGTGAGCACCCGGCAAGGCAAGTGAtgaaaaaacatttaaagaaGTCGCATTCGTCGTCTCTTCGACATGCATCCAAAGATGTGAGGGGCCACGGCCCAGACCTGCCTGGTACAGCGGACAAGCAGGAAGAACGAGAGGTGTTCGAGGGCCCAGAGTCAAGTGGACAAGACCCAGGCGGCCTGAGGCACAGAACCTACCAGG GTGACAAACTTGATCAGAACAGGTGGGAGTGTCAAGATGCTCAGCCTAAAAGGAAAATGCCAGCTTTACCACAAAGACATG ATAGACTGAGGCAGAGGAAGGCTACCTATAAGCCACACCCAGTGTACCACGGGTcacgagaagaagaagagaagggggaggaccCACCTCAATGTCACAGGGTAAAAAG gattcCCCAATAG
- the kbtbd2 gene encoding kelch repeat and BTB domain-containing protein 2 has protein sequence MSGLSERRPVNTDYAVSLLEQLKFFYEQNLLTDVVLLVEDTEFPCHKMVLATCSSYFRAMFMSGLSESKQTHVHMRNMDPATLQIIITYAYTGNLAISDSTVEPLYETACFLQVEDVLLQCRDYLVKKINAENCVRMLSIGDLFSCSELKQSAKRMVEQKFPVVYRQEAFLQLSHELLVDVLSSDNLNVEKEETVREAAMLWLEYNTEARSQHLSSVLSQIRIDALSEVAQRAWFKGLPPNDQSVVVQGLYKSMPKFFKPRLGMTKEEMLIFMEATAETAGDSVHVMGGPGHTVVCYSPQAEKVYKLSNPPGDLQKVGTLVTPDNDVFIAGGQIPLKNSISNHGKGGKLQAVFRSVDTFFWFDAQQNAWVAKTPMVCARIKPSLVYCEGHIYAIGGDNVGGELSKRTAERYDCEKDEWSMVSPLPCAWNWNTCVAAHDCIYVMTHDLMYCYFPRADAWVEMAMRKTSRCFASAAAFGDLIFYIGGLHVVSNSGVRLPTSTIDGSSVTVEIYDIGKNEWRLAANIPAKRYSDPCVRAVVLLDSLCIFMRETHMNERAKYAIYQYDLELDRWYLRQPVSERVLWDLGKDFRCAVGKLYPSCLEESPWKPPTYLFSPDGAEEFEVDGEMVSLPHV, from the exons ATGTCGGGTCTCAGTGAGCGCAGGCCGGTCAACACGGACTACGCTGTCTCCCTGCTGGAGCAGCTCAAGTTCTTCTATGAACAGAATTTACTGACTGACGTGGTGCTACTGGTGGAGGACACCGAGTTCCCCTGTCACAAGATGGTCCTGGCCACATGTAGCTCCTATTTCAG GGCCATGTTCATGAGCGGCCTGAGCGAGAGCAAGCAGACGCACGTCCACATGAGGAACATGGACCCAGCCACGCTGCAGATCATCATCACCTACGCCTACACCGGCAACCTGGCCATCAGCGACAGCACAGTGGAGCCCCTCTACGAGACCGCCTGCTTCCTGCAG GTGGAGGACGTCCTGCTGCAGTGCCGCGACTACCTGGTGAAGAAGATCAACGCGGAGAACTGCGTGCGCATGCTGAGCATCGGCGACCTGTTCAGCTGCAGCGAGCTGAAGCAGAGCGCCAAGCGCATGGTGGAGCAGAAGTTCCCCGTGGTGTACCGCCAGGAGGCCTTCCTGCAGCTGTCCCACGAGCTGCTGGTGGACGTGCTGAGCAGCGACAACCTCAacgtggagaaggaggagacggTGCGCGAGGCGGCCATGCTGTGGCTGGAGTACAACACGGAGGCCCGCTCGCAGCACCTGTCCTCCGTGCTCAGCCAGATCCGCATCGACGCCCTGTCGGAGGTGGCGCAGCGCGCCTGGTTCAAAGGCCTGCCGCCCAACGACCAGTCGGTGGTGGTCCAGGGCCTCTACAAGTCCATGCCCAAGTTCTTCAAGCCGCGCCTGGGCATGACCAAGGAGGAGATGCTGATCTTCATGGAGGCCACGGCCGAGACGGCGGGCGACAGCGTCCACGTGATGGGCGGACCGGGCCACACGGTGGTCTGCTACAGCCCGCAGGCCGAGAAGGTGTACAAGCTGAGCAACCCCCCCGGGGACCTGCAGAAGGTGGGCACACTGGTCACCCCGGACAACGACGTGTTCATCGCCGGCGGGCAGATCCCGCTCAAGAACTCCATCTCCAACCACGGCAAGGGCGGCAAGCTGCAGGCCGTCTTCCGCTCGGTGGACACCTTCTTCTGGTTCGACGCCCAGCAGAACGCCTGGGTGGCCAAGACGCCCATGGTGTGCGCCCGCATCAAGCCCTCGCTGGTGTACTGCGAGGGCCACATCTACGCCATCGGCGGCGACAACGTGGGCGGCGAGCTGAGCAAGCGCACGGCCGAGCGCTACGACTGCGAGAAAGACGAGTGGAGCATGGTGAGCCCGCTGCCCTGCGCCTGGAACTGGAACACGTGCGTGGCGGCCCACGACTGCATCTACGTGATGACGCACGACCTCATGTACTGCTACTTCCCCCGCGCCGACGCCTGGGTGGAGATGGCCATGCGCAAGACCAGCCGGTGCTTCGCCTCGGCCGCCGCCTTCGGCGACCTCATCTTCTACATCGGCGGCCTGCACGTGGTCAGCAACTCGGGCGTCCGCCTGCCCACTAGCACCATCGACGGCTCCTCCGTCACCGTGGAGATCTACGACATCGGCAAGAACGAGTGGCGTCTGGCTGCCAACATTCCCGCCAAGCGCTACTCGGACCCGTGCGTGCGCGCAGTGGTGCTGCTCGACTCGCTGTGCATCTTCATGCGCGAGACGCACATGAACGAGCGGGCCAAGTACGCTATCTACCAGTACGACCTGGAGCTGGACCGCTGGTACCTGCGGCAGCCCGTGTCGGAGCGCGTGCTCTGGGACCTGGGCAAGGACTTCCGCTGTGCCGTGGGGAAGCTGTACCCCTCCTGTCTGGAGGAGTCCCCCTGGAAGCCCCCCACCTACCTCTTCTCCCCAGATGGAGCCGAGGAATTCGAGGTGGACGGGGAGATGGTCTCCCTCCCCCACGTATAG